One Amaranthus tricolor cultivar Red isolate AtriRed21 chromosome 1, ASM2621246v1, whole genome shotgun sequence DNA window includes the following coding sequences:
- the LOC130828720 gene encoding PKS-NRPS hybrid synthetase cheA-like, protein MIVGSSRKPGERPWTVRVCPGVKGKHNHPFLVYRDGHVRARINVDIREHIRQLSATGMQPAFIMNSIRDNFPGFYASMNQIYNIRQSIRRDEMEGRTLLQHCLHMATEHNYVVWTELDNDGHLSRLLIANPTSIQMIRTWPYVVLIDTTYKTNKSKWPLCEVIGMTPTNHNFLVAFCLMRDEAAVSYSWVLQGLRDIFGSAQTPSVIVTDRDEGLSAAIRDVFPDVRHLLCTWHIGNDVENMVDKLCGGKKNQQGQLFRKSRWNPLVESATIREYEKRWEGIVSTWSVRNRRVVRYLTGTWIPLREKFVRAWTNDGLHFGNHTTSRVESQHSSFKYYLGSGNSSFDTLFKRAHAQITNQQAKIRQSLQESMTSVPRMLRQYFFRPLYRHVSLYALEQIQNEFNRMLELGDFALNKCGCVLLKTHGLPCACYLQIKIGSHGALYLDDIHEFWSTLRYTEVGDEPNEEVRNANANDKEYFQSLVDEVLKSDPAFVRRMAEVLEYELHPDGADIPEPYASPPRKGRPSTSKTMRRRKSSFEYSRSSSRGRGSRSSSRGRSSGRSSGRETQSSVGIKFSFNLSDDPGGHDVSQFPWPDYIPFMLPPYLFD, encoded by the exons atgattgtaggaagtagtcgtaaaccaggagaaagaccttggacggtaagggtgtgtcctggtgtaaagggaaaacataaccacccgttcttggtgtacagagatggtcatgtaagggcgaggattaatgtagatattcgggagcacatacgacagcttagtgcaaccggaatgcaaccggcctttattatgaattctattagagataattttcctggtttttatgctagtatgaatcagatatataatattaggcaatcaataaggagagatgaAATGGAGGGCAGGACTctccttcaacactgtcttcatatggccacagaacataattatgtggtctggacagagtTGGATAATGACGGGCACTTGAGCAGacttttaattgcaaatcctacttcaatccaaatgatacgtacgtggccgtatgttgtgctgatagatacaacgtacaaaacgaacaaatcaaagtggccactatgtgaagtcatcggaatgacgccaacaaatcacaacttcttggttgcgttttgtttgatgcgagatgaggcggctgtgtcgtactcgtgggtgctgcagggattgagagatattttcggcagtgctcagactcctagcgtcattgtaaccgatcgtgacgaaggtttatctgcagctattcgtgacgtcttcccag atgtacgTCATTTGTTATGCacctggcatattggcaacgatgttgagaacatggtggacaagttgtgcggcggcaagaaaaatcaacaagggcagttatttaggaaaagtagatggaaccccttggttgaaagtgctACAATCCGGGAATATGAAAAGAGATGGGAAGGgatcgtcagtacgtggtcggttaggaaccgaagggtcgttcggtatttgactggaacatggattccacttagagagaaatttgtgcgtgcgtggacgaatgatggTTTACACTTTGGTAACCATACTACCAGCAGAGtagaaagccaacactcgtcttttaagtattaccttggaagcggtaatagctcattcgatacccttttcaaaagggcgcacgcacagaTCACAAATCAACAAGCTAAAATCCGACAatcgctacaggaatccatgacttCTGTACCAAGAATGCTACGACAGTATTTCTTTAGACCTCTATATCGCCACGTGtctctctatgccttggagcagatCCAGAATGAATttaaccgcatgttagaactgggtgattttgcattgaacaaatgcggttgtgtacttctaaaaacccatggattgccgtgtgcatgttatttacaaataaaaattggatcacatggtgctttgtacttggatgacattcatgaattctggagtactttgaggtacacagaggtaggagacgaaCCCAATGAAGAAGTACGAAACgcgaacgccaatgacaaagagtactttcaatctctggtcgatgaagtccttaAATCTGATCCCGCTTTTGTTCGCCGAATGGCTGAGGTACTTGAATATGAATTACACCCAGATGGTGcggatatacctgagccttacgctagtccaccgagaaagggaagaccaagcactagtaaaaccatgagaaggagaaaaagttcatttgaatatagccgatcatcttctcgtggtcgagggtctagatcttcttccCGCGGGAGATCAAGTGGCAGATCTAGTGGCCGAGAGACGCAATCTTCAGTAGGAATtaagttcagtttcaacttatccg ATGATCCAGGAGGTCATGATGTCTCACAGTTTCCATGGCCTGATTACATCCCATTCATGCTTCCTCCTTATTTGTTCGACTag
- the LOC130828706 gene encoding uncharacterized protein LOC130828706 encodes MANSSSPLKSPLKNPNSKIDSPMKNPKSHTSLLLRIPKSPYKSPSKIDFKGFDDGNPRSGLKSFEEESYDYNDDSTSVETDPKWGRELDSEGEPIYTPEPDMYPDREYSSIDAVFSNTDCEEEDWLDKLGPFSINDRKKIRTHMISNDCNYTEAVEELRRLSEIP; translated from the exons atgGCAAACTCCAGTTCGCCATTAAAATCCCCCCTGAAGAATCCTAACTCGAAAATCGACTCACCCATGAAAAACCCTAAGTCGCATACTTCTTTACTTCTGAGAATCCCCAAATCTCCTTACAAATCGCCTTCTAAGATAGACTTTAAGGGGTTCGATGATGGAAACCCTAGATCTGGACTGAAATCGTTTGAGGAAGAGTCTTATGATTACAATGATGACTCAACTTCTGTTGAGACTGATCCTAAGTGGGGAAGAGAACTTGACTCTGaaggtgaacccatttacacacctgagcctgatatgtatcctgatcgtgaatattcttccattgatgctgttttttcgaatactgattgtgaagaagaagattggcttgataagcttggtcctttctcaa tcaatgatcgcaaaaaaattcgcactcacatgatcagtaacgactgcaactacaccgaagctgttgaagaattgagaaggctCTCGGAGATACCGTAA
- the LOC130828723 gene encoding uncharacterized protein LOC130828723, translated as MNKALLMLDMEGYIRILFTILLSVMLLASQIDGRKDPKAYWEAMMEGQAMPQAIKNYINEKGDYYTDKINLKQSPSIAAVSKEFNNDFDLKPNLLLYPKYGEQSPSVAAIRKDFNNDFDPKSNWFYYPKYGEQSPSVAVIRKDFNNDFDPKSNWFYYPKYGEQSPSVTAIRKDFNNDFDPKSNWFYYPKYGEQSPSVAAIRKDFNNDFDPKSNWFYYPKHGEQSPSVAKTTRKDFNNDFDPKSNWFYYPKYGEQSPSVAAIRKDFNNDFDPKSNWFYYPKYGEQSPSVAAIRKDFNNDFDPKSNWFYYPKHGEQSPSVAKTTRKDFNNDFDPKSNWFYYPKYGEQSPSVAAIRKDFNNDFDPKSNWFYYPKYGEQSPSVAAKK; from the exons atgaacaaagcaTTACTTATGTTAGATATGGAGGGCTACATTAGAATCTTATTCACTATTCTACTCTCGGTTATGTTG cTTGCAAGCCAAATTGATGGAAGAAAAGACCCTAAAGCATATTGGGAAGCCATGATGGAAGGACAAGCCATGCCTCAagctattaaaaattatataaatgagAAGGGAGACTACTATACTGACAAGATTAATCTAAAGCAATCTCCGTCCATTGCTGCAGTCAGTAAAGAGTTCAACAACGACTTTGATCTAAAGCCTAATTTGCTTTTGTACCCTAAGTATGGAGAACAATCTCCGTCTGTTGCTGCAATTCGTAAAGATTTCAACAACGACTTTGATCCAAAGTCTAACTGGTTTTATTACCCCAAGTATGGAGAACAATCTCCGTCCGTTGCTGTAATCCGTAAAGATTTCAACAACGACTTTGATCCAAAGTCTAACTGGTTTTATTACCCCAAGTATGGAGAACAATCTCCGTCCGTTACTGCAATCCGTAAAGATTTCAACAACGACTTTGATCCAAAGTCTAACTGGTTTTATTACCCCAAGTATGGAGAACAATCTCCGTCCGTTGCTGCAATCCGTAAAGATTTCAACAACGACTTTGATCCAAAGTCTAACTGGTTTTATTACCCCAAGCATGGAGAACAATCTCCGTCCGTTGCAAAAACAACCCGTAAAGATTTCAACAACGACTTTGATCCAAAGTCTAATTGGTTTTATTACCCCAAGTATGGAGAACAATCTCCGTCCGTTGCTGCAATCCGTAAAGATTTCAACAACGACTTTGATCCAAAGTCTAATTGGTTTTATTACCCCAAGTATGGAGAACAATCTCCGTCCGTTGCTGCAATCCGTAAAGATTTCAACAACGACTTTGATCCAAAGTCTAACTGGTTTTATTACCCCAAGCATGGAGAACAATCTCCGTCCGTTGCAAAAACAACCCGTAAAGATTTCAACAACGACTTTGATCCAAAGTCTAATTGGTTTTATTACCCCAAGTATGGAGAACAATCTCCGTCCGTTGCTGCAATCCGTAAAGATTTCAACAACGACTTTGATCCAAAGTCTAATTGGTTTTATTACCCCAAGTATGGAGAACAATCTCCGTCCGTTGCTGCAAAAAAATGA
- the LOC130828710 gene encoding BURP domain-containing protein BNM2A-like, producing MYHKFVQWSLNLYYLFLLMSITIDATLQHDSNEGMAHSTMASLTKGHDDSIVVFFKPSDLKMGKVIPTIFQGRNQSSHFLPREKSELIPFSSSKLPYLLQLFGISQDSIRGEAMKTALNECETSPIHGETKTCATSLESMLDFVHEIFGKNIKFQALTTQNKGKSIVQKYRIVAKPTQIWAPKMVACHTIPYPYVVYYCHYHKSESKVFKVILMGENGDMVEAVVVCHMDTSQWSPDHSSFKELDTKPGQSPVCHFFPDDNLLWVPLRNGRGVFS from the exons ATGTACCACAAATTTGTTCAATGGAGTTTGAACCTATACTATCTCTTCCTGCTAATG AGCATTACTATTGATGCAACTCTACAACATGATTCAAATGAGGGAATGGCCCACTCAACAATGGCATCACTTACTAAAGGTCATGATGACTCCATAGTTGTATTCTTCAAACCAAGTGACCTTAaaatgggaaaagtaatacccaCCATTTTTCAAGGTAGAAATCAATCTTCTCATTTTCTTCCAAGAGAAAAATCAGAATTAATCccattttcatcatcaaaactgCCTTATCTTCTTCAACTCTTTGGTATTTCACAAGATTCTATAAGAGGAGAAGCCATGAAAACAGCCTTAAATGAGTGTGAAACCAGCCCTATCCATGGAGAAACCAAAACATGTGCTACATCCTTAGAATCTATGCTTGATTTTGTGCATGAAATCTTtggaaaaaacataaaattccAAGCTTTAACTACCCAAAATAAAGGGAAAAgtatagtgcaaaaatatagAATTGTAGCAAAACCAACACAAATTTGGGCACCAAAAATGGTTGCTTGTCATACAATACCATACCCATATGTTGTGTATTATTGTCATTACCATAAAAGTGAaagtaaggtttttaaagttatattaatGGGTGAAAATGGTGATATGGTTGAAGCTGTTGTAGTTTGTCATATGGATACTTCTCAATGGAGTCCTGAtcattcttcttttaaagaattGGATACTAAACCTGGTCAATCTCCTGTTTGCCATTTCTTTCCTGATGATAATCTTCTTTGGGTCCCACTAAGGAATGGGAGGGGAGTTTTTAGTTAA
- the LOC130821727 gene encoding uncharacterized mitochondrial protein AtMg00810-like — MRVTLGIPNPHNKVCKLKKSLYGLKQASRQWFQKLAGFLNSRNYQQSKNDPSLFLKKSASNTTILAIYVDDILLTGSNSTEIDSIKRHLDDEFTIKDLGILHYFLGMEASYINEGIVLTQHKFTKDLLQLQHFSHKPATTPLPLHCKLTNEDPHDFSDPTLYRTLVGKLNFLTHTRPDLAFATQLLSQFMQTPKQSHFDALLHVLQYVNITAGQGILLKGEANLTLQAFSDSDWASCPISRRSVTGYLILLENSPTSWKSKKQSTISKSSSEAEYRAMQQATSEITWLVNLLEELNVTSLKPVTLYCNNQSAMQIAKNPVYHERTKHIEIDCHFTREKLMEGLNLFTYSKSIG; from the coding sequence ATGAGAGTTACATTGGGAATACCAAACCCTCACAATAAAGTTTGTAAACTCAAGAAATCCctttatggcttaaaacaagcCTCTAGACAATGGTTTCAGAAGCTTGCTGGTTTCTTGAACTCCAGGAattatcaacaatcaaaaaATGATCCATCCTTATTTTTAAAGAAGTCTGCTTCAAATACTACAATCCTTGCtatctatgttgatgatattttgtTAACTGGTTCCAATTCCACTGAAATAGACAGCATTAAAAGGCATCTTGATGATGAATTCACCATTAAGGATCTTGGTATCCTTCATTACTTTCTTGGAATGGAAGCTTCTTACATAAATGAAGGAATTGTTCTCACACAACATAAGTTCACCAAGGACTTATTGCAGCTACAACATTTTTCTCACAAACCTGCTACCACTCCATTGCCACTCCACTGTAAGCTCACTAATGAAGACCCTCATGATTTTTCTGATCCAACTCTGTACAGAACATTAGTAGGCAAGTTGAATTTTTTGACTCATACAAGACCTGATTTAGCCTTTGCAACTCAGCTTCTAAGTCAGTTCATGCAAACTCCAAAACAATCTCACTTTGATGCTTTGCTACATGTTCTTCAATATGTTAACATTACTGCTGGTCAAGGTATCCTATTGAAAGGAGAAGCTAATTTAACTCTACAAGCCTTCTCTGACTCAGATTGGGCTTCTTGCCCCATCTCAAGAAGATCTGTGACTGGTTACTTAATTCTTTTGGAGAACTCTCCAACTAGTTGGAAAAGTAAGAAACAATCAACCATCTCCAAATCTTCTTCTGAAGCAGAATATAGAGCTATGCAACAAGCAACATCAGAGATCACTTGGCTCGTCAATTTGCTTGAAGAACTTAATGTCACCTCTTTAAAACCAGTTACCCTATACTGTAACAATCAATCTGCAATGCAAATAGCTAAAAATCCAGTATACCATGAAAGGACAAAACACATTGAAATCGACTGCCATTTCACTAGAGAAAAGCTAATGGAAGGGCTTAACTTATTTACCTACTCAAAATCAATTGGCTGA